A single genomic interval of Alistipes provencensis harbors:
- a CDS encoding TonB-dependent receptor, translating to MRKKSLLRKFVLVFASYAITLSLPTGVRAQSGGGDKVTFDLKNAPLTEIFRQIETQTDKRIAYDDSILPGVRIDLAVRNEPVAGVLDKALRNTDLTYQVKGKYVVIAKKGGQQAATLSVSGRVADSAGPLVGATVIVKGSGAGTVTNEKGEYTLGNLTQDAVLVFSFVGMQTREVTVGSRTRINVTMETDANQIEEVVVSYSSQKKTSLTASVGMIKNDKIYSKPVADVSSALVGQMAGLITAQSSGEVGVDKTEIYIRGISTFGNSSPLIIVDGVQRGDLSMLDANVIESVSVLKDAAAVAPYGMAGANGVILVTTKSGSKSRPTLTYNGYTGFQNPTVTPKLLNSYDYARMMNEAVRNADPKATLPYPNPEGYLKTIRRTADADYDRYPDSNAWDEIYNDNTVITSHNVGLSGGTDVVKYYMGLGYLYQEGMWSTSHMNKYNMLLNLEAKATRTTTIKLSFNGNLRRIKAPEATESHVMSYVLQYKPVDAFWYTNGLMGASNGKNPYGMTRTGKRQYEDTNIFTQLTVEQELPFLPGLKAKGVFSFDPTSVFQKTWHEPEMTYYTINTNVLPYVYNPVVSSEKPSLAESQSNSKAYTFQGMLTYANTFGGKHSVSALAVVEARQVDYRNLSASRTNFDLNIPELSMGNSNSSNWSNGGGSSKATQVGYVYRVSYEYDHKYLLETAGRYDGNYYFAKGKKFGFFPSVSAGWRVSEEPFIKNNLPWLNNLKLRASWGESGNLAGSAFQYSSAMNVYGGAYVFDGYLYQGVAESLEPNVNITWEKARKTNVGIDIGLWNNRLTLEADYFYERRNNMLVSPQTVVPIEYGIGIAQENAGVMENSGVEFTLGGNYSFASGLRLEGSFNFTYARNKILQIFENPLTRDNPLRARTGRPLNTPFGLKAERLYQESDFDEYGNLWLDLPQPTFSEVAPGDIKWADLNGDGVIDGADETALGYPRLPQIIYGFTLKALFRGLDFSALFQGAGQSTTFIDGGLAFPFAGGENPPRAAKDYWTPENTDATYPRLYGTGGGNSNNFRRGNNDWFRRSGNYLRLKNIELGYTFSRAMFPKLPLQSIRLYLSGQNLWTVSDLKDFYDPEMGQVGDDANTRGWYSPQRKIVSVGLNITF from the coding sequence ATGAGAAAAAAATCGTTATTACGCAAATTCGTGCTCGTATTTGCGTCATACGCAATCACTTTATCCCTTCCCACGGGCGTCCGCGCCCAATCCGGAGGAGGCGATAAAGTCACCTTCGACCTGAAAAACGCCCCGCTGACCGAAATTTTCAGGCAGATAGAAACCCAGACCGACAAACGCATCGCCTACGACGATTCGATCCTGCCGGGCGTGCGCATCGACCTCGCCGTGCGGAACGAACCGGTGGCGGGCGTGCTCGACAAAGCCCTGCGCAACACCGACCTGACCTATCAGGTCAAGGGCAAGTACGTCGTGATCGCCAAAAAGGGCGGACAGCAGGCCGCAACCCTCTCCGTGTCGGGCCGGGTGGCCGATTCGGCGGGACCGCTGGTCGGTGCCACGGTCATCGTGAAAGGCTCCGGAGCGGGGACCGTGACCAACGAAAAGGGTGAATACACCCTCGGCAACCTCACGCAGGACGCCGTGCTGGTCTTCTCGTTCGTGGGCATGCAGACCCGAGAGGTGACGGTCGGCAGCCGCACGCGCATCAACGTGACCATGGAGACCGACGCCAACCAGATCGAGGAGGTCGTCGTCAGTTACAGTTCCCAGAAGAAAACGTCGCTGACGGCGTCGGTGGGGATGATCAAGAACGACAAGATCTATTCGAAACCCGTCGCCGACGTCAGTTCGGCGCTGGTCGGGCAGATGGCCGGACTCATCACGGCCCAAAGCTCCGGCGAAGTCGGCGTGGACAAGACCGAAATCTACATCCGCGGTATCTCGACCTTCGGCAACAGCAGTCCGCTGATTATCGTGGACGGCGTGCAGCGCGGTGACCTGAGCATGCTCGACGCCAACGTCATCGAGTCGGTCTCGGTGCTGAAGGACGCCGCAGCGGTGGCTCCCTATGGCATGGCTGGCGCCAACGGCGTCATCCTCGTCACGACCAAGAGCGGTTCGAAATCGCGTCCGACGCTCACCTACAACGGGTACACCGGATTCCAGAACCCGACGGTGACGCCGAAACTGCTGAACTCCTACGACTATGCGCGGATGATGAACGAGGCGGTGCGGAATGCCGACCCCAAGGCCACGCTGCCCTATCCGAATCCCGAAGGGTATCTGAAAACCATCCGCCGCACGGCGGACGCCGACTACGACCGCTATCCCGACAGCAATGCTTGGGATGAAATTTACAACGACAACACGGTCATCACCAGCCACAATGTCGGGCTCTCGGGCGGTACGGACGTCGTGAAATACTACATGGGACTGGGCTACCTCTATCAGGAGGGCATGTGGTCCACGTCGCACATGAACAAGTACAACATGCTGCTCAACCTCGAGGCCAAGGCCACCCGTACGACGACCATCAAGCTCTCGTTCAACGGCAACCTGCGCCGGATCAAGGCCCCCGAGGCGACCGAGTCGCATGTGATGTCCTATGTGCTGCAATACAAGCCCGTCGACGCTTTCTGGTACACGAACGGACTGATGGGCGCCTCGAACGGCAAGAATCCCTATGGTATGACGCGTACCGGCAAACGCCAGTACGAGGACACCAACATCTTCACCCAGCTCACCGTGGAGCAGGAACTGCCGTTCCTGCCGGGGCTCAAGGCGAAGGGCGTATTCAGTTTCGACCCCACGAGCGTCTTCCAGAAGACGTGGCACGAGCCCGAAATGACCTATTACACCATCAACACCAACGTTCTGCCCTACGTCTACAATCCGGTGGTGTCGTCCGAGAAGCCCAGTCTGGCCGAGAGTCAGTCCAACTCGAAGGCCTACACCTTTCAGGGCATGCTGACCTATGCGAACACCTTCGGCGGAAAACACTCCGTGTCGGCGCTGGCCGTCGTCGAGGCCCGGCAGGTGGACTACCGCAACCTGAGCGCCTCGCGCACGAATTTCGACCTGAATATCCCCGAGCTGAGCATGGGTAACTCCAACTCCTCGAACTGGAGCAACGGCGGCGGATCGTCGAAGGCCACGCAGGTGGGTTACGTCTACCGCGTCTCCTATGAGTACGACCACAAATACCTGCTCGAGACTGCCGGACGCTACGACGGGAACTACTATTTCGCCAAGGGCAAGAAATTCGGTTTCTTCCCCTCGGTGTCGGCGGGATGGCGCGTGAGCGAGGAGCCTTTCATCAAAAATAACCTTCCGTGGCTGAACAACCTGAAGCTCCGCGCCTCGTGGGGCGAGTCGGGCAATCTGGCGGGTTCGGCGTTCCAGTACTCCTCGGCCATGAACGTCTACGGCGGAGCCTATGTCTTCGACGGGTACCTCTATCAGGGCGTGGCGGAGAGTCTCGAGCCCAATGTGAACATCACATGGGAGAAGGCCCGGAAGACCAATGTCGGTATCGACATCGGGCTGTGGAACAACCGCCTGACTCTCGAGGCCGACTATTTCTACGAGCGGCGCAATAATATGCTGGTCAGCCCGCAAACGGTTGTGCCGATCGAGTACGGCATCGGAATCGCGCAGGAGAACGCCGGCGTGATGGAGAACAGCGGCGTGGAATTCACCCTCGGCGGCAACTACTCCTTCGCCTCGGGACTGCGGCTGGAGGGTAGTTTCAACTTCACCTACGCCCGTAACAAGATTCTCCAGATTTTCGAGAATCCCCTCACGCGCGACAACCCGCTGCGCGCACGCACCGGGCGTCCGCTGAACACTCCCTTCGGGCTGAAGGCCGAGCGGCTTTATCAGGAGTCCGATTTCGACGAGTACGGCAACCTGTGGCTCGACCTGCCCCAGCCGACCTTCTCAGAGGTCGCCCCGGGTGACATCAAGTGGGCCGATCTGAACGGTGACGGGGTGATCGACGGTGCCGACGAAACGGCGCTGGGCTATCCCAGACTGCCGCAGATCATCTACGGATTTACGCTCAAGGCCCTCTTCCGGGGACTGGATTTCAGCGCCCTGTTCCAAGGCGCCGGGCAGAGCACGACCTTCATCGACGGCGGTCTGGCGTTCCCCTTCGCCGGCGGCGAGAACCCGCCCCGGGCAGCCAAGGACTACTGGACGCCCGAGAATACCGACGCCACCTATCCGCGGCTGTACGGCACGGGCGGCGGTAACAGCAACAACTTCCGCCGCGGCAACAACGATTGGTTTCGCCGCAGCGGCAACTACCTCCGCCTGAAGAACATCGAGCTGGGATACACTTTCTCGCGGGCGATGTTTCCGAAACTGCCCCTGCAGTCGATACGCCTCTATCTTTCGGGGCAGAACCTCTGGACGGTCAGCGACCTGAAGGATTTCTACGACCCCGAGATGGGGCAGGTGGGCGACGACGCCAACACCCGCGGATGGTACAGCCCCCAGCGCAAGATCGTCAGCGTGGGATTGAACATCACTTTCTAA
- a CDS encoding RagB/SusD family nutrient uptake outer membrane protein → MKTNIFLKGLLAAMLFLSASCGEDFLTVVPQDQLDSEAVFSDSSGGDLFLSDIYNNLPDQETLNADGFGYDSFEMFGDNAVARYDWCVSWNIGIARDYGPNNTGFLYAHGYPSIPFYYPRMMANIRKCNVFIKQVEDHKANFPADWIQKRVAEARFLRAYFYHQAWMAYGGLPIITVPLDRNTQGDAIFYPRATSEETFEFITRELGECAADLPNEVGAGHATQGAALTLKGWCELFAQRYDLAAATNWQVMQLGVYDLYKEGYNALFTEKANNCAESIFAYQHVPGNKISQRSMLFGPIGAYNGWGFMQPTQNLVEEFRMASGLPTGEDGSFDPQNPYVGREPRFYESIIYHKSTFSGKVYEINDLYDPASNLYTGYFRRKGISEPLNLGQEGYNFMFFRFAEVLLSYAEAKIELNEIDDTVLDAIDRVRRRGGLPSLEETYGKTTFMQAELRDVVRTERRIELAFEGKRYWDLIRWREAERLLNLPVRGISYENGRYVEKNVHAMKFDASKNYLFPMDQSWIDINPRWQEQTTGEFNRGQNPGY, encoded by the coding sequence ATGAAAACGAATATATTCCTGAAAGGTTTGCTGGCGGCGATGCTGTTCCTGTCCGCATCGTGCGGCGAGGATTTCCTGACGGTGGTCCCGCAGGACCAGCTCGACTCCGAGGCGGTATTTTCCGACTCTTCGGGCGGCGACCTCTTCCTGAGCGATATTTACAACAACCTGCCCGATCAGGAGACCCTCAATGCCGACGGCTTCGGGTACGACTCCTTCGAAATGTTCGGCGACAACGCCGTGGCCCGCTACGACTGGTGCGTGAGCTGGAACATCGGCATCGCACGCGACTACGGACCCAACAACACCGGGTTTCTCTATGCCCACGGCTATCCGAGCATCCCGTTCTACTACCCGCGCATGATGGCGAACATCCGCAAATGCAATGTTTTCATCAAGCAGGTGGAGGATCACAAGGCCAACTTCCCGGCGGACTGGATTCAGAAACGCGTGGCCGAGGCCCGTTTCCTGCGCGCCTACTTCTACCATCAGGCGTGGATGGCTTACGGCGGTCTGCCGATCATCACCGTGCCGCTGGACCGCAATACGCAGGGCGACGCCATTTTCTATCCGCGTGCGACCTCCGAGGAGACCTTCGAGTTCATTACCCGCGAGCTGGGCGAATGCGCCGCGGACCTGCCCAACGAGGTGGGTGCGGGCCACGCCACGCAAGGTGCGGCGCTGACGCTCAAAGGGTGGTGCGAGTTGTTCGCACAGCGTTATGATCTGGCGGCGGCGACCAACTGGCAGGTGATGCAACTGGGCGTATACGACCTCTACAAGGAGGGGTACAACGCGCTCTTTACGGAGAAGGCCAACAACTGCGCGGAGTCGATCTTCGCCTACCAGCATGTGCCGGGTAACAAGATTTCGCAGCGCTCGATGCTGTTCGGCCCGATCGGTGCTTACAACGGCTGGGGCTTCATGCAGCCCACGCAGAACCTTGTCGAGGAGTTCCGCATGGCTTCGGGCCTTCCGACCGGCGAGGACGGCAGTTTCGATCCGCAGAATCCCTACGTCGGACGCGAGCCGCGCTTCTATGAGTCGATCATCTACCACAAGTCCACCTTCTCGGGCAAGGTTTACGAGATCAACGACCTCTACGACCCCGCGTCGAATCTCTATACGGGTTACTTCCGCCGCAAGGGTATCTCCGAGCCGCTGAACCTCGGGCAGGAGGGGTACAATTTCATGTTCTTCCGCTTTGCCGAGGTGCTGCTCAGCTATGCCGAGGCCAAGATCGAACTGAACGAGATCGACGACACGGTTCTGGACGCCATCGACCGGGTACGCCGGCGCGGCGGGCTGCCTTCGCTCGAGGAGACCTACGGAAAGACCACCTTCATGCAGGCGGAACTGCGTGACGTGGTGCGCACCGAACGCCGCATCGAGCTGGCTTTCGAGGGCAAGCGCTACTGGGACCTGATCCGCTGGCGCGAGGCCGAGCGGCTGCTCAACCTGCCGGTGCGCGGCATCAGCTACGAGAACGGACGGTATGTCGAAAAGAACGTGCATGCCATGAAGTTCGATGCGTCGAAAAACTACCTCTTCCCGATGGACCAGAGCTGGATCGACATCAACCCCCGTTGGCAGGAGCAGACCACCGGCGAATTCAACCGCGGGCAGAACCCCGGTTATTGA
- a CDS encoding glycosyl hydrolase family 28 protein, with amino-acid sequence MFRTKNNLLKALCALVFACPLTACDKDDAPDPGKDRFNGSGYAVSVNGEPVKAYTCRVSAVPFNQVWDGYQRPVDQTEIAYMALWDQPESGPAEVEVTVRQPITSVRINPSWAGVEPRVEGQKVSFSLTGTEPRNLTLEVNGPHNALHLFACAPEADVPAEGSVTYYYGPGIHRPGRIKLQSGARVYLAPDAVVFGSFYAVNASDIRIWGRGTIDGSQLKRGSGSGLGFSNCSNIKIEGIVLRDPAMWCCALFGCTDVEIDNVKIVGLWRYNADGIDVVNSSRVRVKDCFVRSFDDALVVKGLTQNSGEPETVFIGDRPVEDVTFERCVVWCDWGRGMVIGAETFAPSISNVTFRDIDVIRTTDVFMDILHGNKAAVKDITFENIRAGIDDHTPEPLFQTEKGQIYADPDRGYVPRLMSISIAPNGWLPDGTLGTVDRVTYKNVTVYGDKRPESDFTGNSAVHRIDGVVIDNLVIGGEKATDAASASLEVGEYVQNLQFR; translated from the coding sequence ATGTTTCGAACGAAAAATAATCTCCTGAAAGCCCTTTGCGCCCTCGTATTCGCCTGCCCCCTGACGGCATGCGACAAGGACGATGCGCCGGACCCCGGCAAGGACCGTTTCAACGGGAGCGGATATGCCGTCAGCGTGAACGGCGAGCCGGTGAAGGCCTACACATGCCGGGTTTCGGCCGTTCCCTTCAACCAAGTGTGGGACGGGTATCAGCGTCCCGTGGACCAGACCGAGATCGCCTATATGGCCCTTTGGGACCAGCCCGAAAGCGGGCCTGCCGAGGTCGAAGTGACCGTCCGGCAGCCGATAACCTCCGTGCGGATCAATCCTTCGTGGGCCGGGGTGGAGCCCCGGGTCGAGGGGCAGAAAGTCTCGTTTTCGCTGACGGGCACCGAGCCGCGGAACCTCACGCTCGAGGTGAACGGCCCGCACAACGCCCTGCATCTCTTCGCCTGCGCCCCGGAAGCGGACGTCCCGGCCGAGGGGAGTGTCACCTACTATTACGGACCCGGCATACACCGTCCGGGACGCATCAAACTTCAGTCCGGCGCCCGGGTCTATCTGGCTCCCGACGCCGTGGTGTTCGGCAGCTTCTACGCCGTGAACGCCTCGGACATCCGCATCTGGGGCCGCGGAACGATCGACGGCAGCCAGCTCAAACGCGGCTCGGGGTCGGGACTCGGATTTTCGAACTGCAGCAACATAAAGATCGAGGGCATCGTGCTGCGCGATCCCGCGATGTGGTGCTGCGCCCTGTTCGGATGTACGGACGTCGAGATCGACAACGTGAAGATCGTCGGGCTGTGGCGTTACAACGCCGACGGCATCGACGTGGTGAACAGTTCGCGGGTCCGCGTGAAAGACTGCTTCGTGCGCTCGTTCGACGACGCGCTGGTCGTCAAGGGCCTGACGCAGAACAGCGGCGAGCCCGAGACGGTCTTCATCGGCGACCGGCCGGTCGAGGACGTGACGTTCGAGCGCTGCGTCGTCTGGTGCGATTGGGGCCGCGGGATGGTCATCGGCGCCGAGACCTTTGCGCCGTCGATCAGTAATGTCACTTTCCGCGATATCGACGTCATCCGCACGACGGACGTCTTTATGGACATCCTTCACGGCAACAAGGCCGCCGTGAAAGACATTACGTTCGAGAACATCCGCGCCGGGATCGACGACCATACGCCCGAACCCCTCTTCCAGACTGAAAAGGGACAGATCTATGCCGATCCCGACCGCGGGTATGTGCCGCGCCTGATGAGCATTTCGATCGCACCCAACGGTTGGCTGCCCGACGGGACTCTGGGGACGGTGGACCGTGTGACCTACAAGAACGTCACGGTTTACGGCGACAAGCGTCCGGAGTCGGATTTCACGGGCAATTCGGCGGTGCACCGCATCGACGGCGTGGTGATCGACAATCTGGTGATCGGCGGCGAGAAGGCCACCGACGCCGCGTCGGCATCGCTCGAGGTGGGCGAATACGTCCAGAACCTGCAATTCCGCTAA